The region ATTAAACAAAATTTGTTTTAAGACacaattttatttaaattaaatttcttgCACTTACATCATATAAGACACAATGACAGCACCAGTCAGCTCATCCATTGTAAGAACAACTTCAAAATCATCCTAAGTTAAGTACGTGTAACTATCATACCCAAAAAGATCGTTCTCACTCTAAACTTTTATAGAATCAACCTTTGTAGCTTGTCCATCAGCCATCATTGCAGTCATTTTCAAAATACTACTCTTCTCAATCCTTATCCTTGTCTTCATATGTGCTCTGTTCCACATTCTTTGCAAGGTCACATTTTGTTTCTCCTTCTTTTTAATCTTCTTTTCTATTCCATCCCCTTCTTCCATATCATTCCCTTCTTCCACATCACATGGTTCTTTTTGTCCATCAACCATTTTTCCTGTCTCCTTTTCTTTCTTATTACTTCCTATTTCTTCTTTTAAAGGTGTTGCATCTTCCTTCACTGGTGTTGCATCTTTCTTCACTGGTGTTGCATGTTTTTTCATAGGTTTTGCCACCACTTTTCCCTACAAAAATTATCAAAAATACAGAATGAAACAGGAATCATTTACTAAAGCTGAAGAAGAACTCACTCAAATATCAGAAAAAATAAGAAAACCAATGGAAAATCTGTGAAAACTTTGTATGTTTTAAATCTGTGAAAATTACTAGGTCAGAGCATCAAATAACTAAGTGTCTTGGCCAACTTAGTATGTGTCCCAGTGAATCTTTGACGTTCACAATgaactcctcttcaagtggaatggGTATTAGAGCTTCTCCTTGTAAAATTGTTTCCATCATAACATGAACGTTTTCATCTATTACATAAATGTAAAAAATAATTAAGATCCAATCCtcgaaaaaatgaaaatatataaataGTAATAAtacaaatatttttcaaaataccCGATGCACTATACTTCATTATGGTTCCTTTAGCAACTACATTTTCAGCAAATTCAACCGCAAGAGACATGAATTATCCTACCAAAATATAGTATGTTAGTTtgtaaaaaaagaaaatacattAAATATACTTTTCATAATTGTCTTCAAGGACTTACATGTGATTCATCCCGTGGTTCTTTTTCAACATCTTCAATGACGCCCCTACTTGGCAACTTGGGGCTTCAGAAACATTAAGTTCACCTCTTTTTAGTTTCTCTAAGTCATCTTCAAGTTTGTTGATTCGTTTATCCACCCTCTCATTCTCAATCTCCAAGTAATACTTAACATTCTTGGGTAAATAAAAGTATTGTTGTGGCGTTATAAATTTACCCATCCCTTGTACATGCCCACATTGTTCCTAAGTACCCAAGGCCTCTGCAAGGACATCATGTATTCTGCATGTAACCTCTCCAAAGCTTCCCGATTTCTGCAGCTCATCCTATAAAAAAATTGCGACAAATGTTAGAAAAAAAATAGGAcaaatgttattttttatatatttggcaTTCAATGAAACTTACAATTTTATCAACAATCATCTTGACATCTGATTTGTATCCTCCTATCTTCAACTCTCTTGCTTTTTTCCATAACAGTGTCCTATCAATCTCCTCTTCTGTCTTGCCGGTTTCTTGCGTTTAAATTagcaaaaataacaaagtcaattaacataaatatatacaaataaaataatcaatacTTAGTGGGAATCATACAATGTCATTAATAAGTCTCACATATCCTTTTATGCTCAAACGATGATTGTATTGATGATGTGCACGATTATTTTTTAGCTTTCGTACTTTTCTCCTGCATTAGAAACATTAAAATTGTAAATACAAAATTTTAACTTTCCACTTTTTTGTAATTCTATTGGATACAAATGCATATAAGAAAATTTTAACAAACCTCCCACTTTTTTGTAACTCTATGGGATACAAAAACTTTCCAGTCTTCTTTCTTTATAAACAGATAATCATTCGGAGGTTTGAATAGATTTGCCTTGGGATCTTTACTTCGGTTCTTAATGAACTTGGCATATAGATAATGTTTGAGGTTTCTCCACTTCTTCCTGATCGATTGGAGAGTTTGCTTCCGACTCTTTGGGTGAACTACAAACTTTTCCAGAAACATAAAAAAAGGGTTGTCCATAACCAAGGACAAAAACAGATCTGAACAGGGACAAAAATAGGGACAAAAATAGAAACAATGGATAATATAACTTGGTTCAAAAACAGGGACAAAAACATATCTGAATAGGGATAAAAACAGGGAGAAAAATAGATTTGAACAAAGGTAATAACAAGAAGAAACAGAGACTTACCAAACAAATTgccataatgtgacaacccgaaatttctatcttgtataaCCATtgaattcaatcaaagtcaggctcatttccgctatcttttagcattattTAGAGCCTGTTTAactgttctaagcctagtaccatCAAGGTTTGGGTTATAGATGAGTTATCTTAAGTCCTAGTATTGCATTTCGGGCtaaacactccttcaagaggagTGTACAGCTGTACACataggtgtacggccgtacacccatccatggccgtaaactctcacttttATAAGTGATACTTTGTCATCATTCAACACTTTTCACACCTCCAAGCCAAGAATTcatgctctttttctctctcaactatcatcaaacCTATCACCTGGATCTTCAAAGATGTAAGTGTTTCCTACCTTAATTTGTTGCTACATTGATTTAACTAGTGATGAATCCATTTTTGTATTCCATAAACTTCCTCTTTGGTTAGATCTTCATCTATcactaagaacaccaagaacacacactagttcttcgTGGCCGTGAACCGTCATCAAGCTTCCAAAATCATGAGTAACTGCTTCCTATGCTTGTTATCTACTAGACACACTTGTTATTCATCTTAAAATCGACCATCTTAGCAAAAACATtaaggtgtacggccgtacacacctcattgggccgtaaacccttcataggATGGCCGTGCACACCCTGAAAGACCTCTAAAGTGAGAGTTCATCCTCTATCAGCTAGTTAGACATGTTAAAGCCTTGATTCTAACCTTGAAACACCATAAAACTCATGATCATCAAGAGTGTATGGTAGTACACCCTTTTTATGGCCGTACACCCTTGTTAGGGTGATAACTTTGAACCTAGAACACTTCCTAGACACTTATTAACCATTAGAACTCTAAAACCTTTGAATCCATATGAATCAAGACCCAAATGTGACCATTCATggagtgtgtacggccgtacactcattgGCCGTACACTCACTGGCCGTACACTCTCTTGAGTGGCCGCAAACCCCTTTAAGTCAATCTCATGTGATTGTAACACATAGTTtgaagtgtttcctagtccctaagggtgtttccttgcatgttagtttTCCAAAATATATTCTAGATCAGTAAGATGCAAACTAAATAACTCTATCAAAGTCATACCACTATTTTATCTATGAAATTTATAACTGAGAAATACCACCTCACAAACATCTCGTCAGAAATTCATTCAAGAATAGCCATTTCAAATCCAAATGTTTATTTCGTATAGACTTCCTTTATGGATGATTATCAAGACACTATAGAAGTCGGATTATCATAATCTCGGAAACCAACATAACTTAGCTTAATTAACGTTCGTGCAATACTCATTTCCATAGAATACACCTTAggaatatattattatataaattcGTAAAATACAACTACCTATGATCATTGTTACTCACAAGATCATTTCTCGTCATGCCACAGAACCATGTCTTCACAAGAAGGTAACCAACCAACCGGCGAGACACCAATTCTGCAGATAGATTTCGCTACATTTCAGGCCACGGTGACAGCCATTGTAACAGCTATCATGGCGTAATTCAATGCCAACAACCCAAATGAGAATCGAAATAGTTTCAACACTTCAAACCGTAGCAACACACAAGGAAACCGACAAGGTCCTAGCCATGATAATACTCCAACTCACAAAACTAAGAATAATAAGCAAAAATTCTAGAGCAAAAAGGAGCGCAAGTTATCTCAAAAACTTGCCAAGAGACAACAACCTGTGGCAACTTCTATTGCCACGACATCTGCCACTCCAACACCAATACCCGTACGGAAATATGATGGAAATATACCAGAATGCAAGAAATGCAACTTCCATCGCATAGGAAGATGCCGCAAGTTGTGGTGTAAGAACTGCAACAGACCAGGACATACTACTCGTTTCTGCAAGGCACCGACACGATTAATCACCGAAGTTCTTGGCGTGGAAGTAAGTCAGTTTTTTTATAGTTGTGGCGAATATGGACATTTCAAAAGAGATTGTCTAAGGACTAAAAATGGCGAAGAAGCTCGTTTTCGTAGGACCCCGACTATACACATCACTTCAGCTACTGATGCTAGTATAATTCAAGTATGCCATACATGTGGTAAAATGGGACATTTCAAGAGAGACTATCCAACGAAGGGAGATGACGGAGGAGAAGGAGGAGTGAAACAACATGAGATATAAGAGCAATGAGGAACCCCCCTCCCTTTTTGAGATTTTGGTACGTCTTCTAAATAAAATTACTTtacaattttaattttatatttatataagattcaaACAGaggaaaaacatttaaaaagtaatTATAGTAACTCACTCATCCGATCAAGTCACAACGTTCATAAGAGAAGTAAAGATCCATACAGGTAAGCTATGATGGTTTAGTATGTATATCATGGTTGTGCATAACTAAGAATTTTctgacttagagtgagtgattccaccttaattcttgttccttgtttggtggtggatttagggcagagtcactcagttgaccgtcttattcatcttaattatacataacttgtatatACCAAGAGATCATAGAGGTAACAAGAAGAATCATAATATAAAGTATCGTCActagttatcaaagcactttTACTGCTAGTACTTGTTTGTTGCGGTAAAAATTTGTGGCAGTGGTAGTATCGAGAAAGCACTAGAAAGCCTACACATAATACACTTTCGATCCCACTCCGAATACACCATCATTATAACATACGTTTCTTTCAAATCGATCTAACACTTATTTCTATAAAGAATCTGGTGTAGTCATTCGACATGGATTAGTGTGGTCCTTATCATACCAAGTTCGTGTGTCACGAAAACCCACCGCCTTAACCGACCGATTATCGAGACCCTTGTCACTCGTAATGACAATCCGCCATAGATCTCTGAATCGCCTCTTTCATATTCTAGAACCCGAAGCAGTCATGCGAGGAGAAACTTACCCCCCGAAACCCTTCCGAAATATACCCAGTAAACCCTCCAGAACTACTACTCGTCCAATGGGTCGAGTTTAAGCTTAGAGATTAACACAAGTCCATattcaagagatagacaaaagattCGTGTTGATAAGAGATGAAAATCTTTGGATTTCTAGGTTGGTAACCGTGttcttttgaaggtctcacccaggaaaggcacgatacgttttggaaagcgtggaaagctgaatccgagatacataggaccattcgagattcccGCTAGGATCGGTtccgtagcatacaaacttcgtttACCCCGAGAACTTAGCAGCTtacatcccgtcttccatgtctcgaacctaaagaagtgtttaTCCAACAAAACCCTTGTGACCCCTGTTGATGAGATCGAGTTCAACGAGAaccttaacttcgtggaagagccagtagagatcatggacctaGAGGCCAATCAAACAAAACAAggtcgtatcccgatagtaaaggttcactggaatgtcaagcgaggacctgaattcattTGTGAGCGCGCAgattcaatgaaacagaagtaccctcCTCTATTTCCGAGTTCATGATTTGTATTCAGtgtctgaatttcgggacgaaattccgtctaacggggggatgatgtgacaacccgaaatttctatcttgtacaaccattcaacTCAATCAAAGTCaggatcatttctgctatctttttgCATTGTTTAGAGCCtttttaagtgttctaagcctagtaccatCAAGGTTTGGGTTAGAGATAAGTTATCTTAAGTCCTAGTATTGCATTttgggccaaacactccatcaagaggagtgtacgaccatacacataggtgtacggccgtacacccatccatggccataaactctcacatTTATAAGTGATACTTAGTGATCATTCAACACTCTTCACACCTCCAAGCCAAGAATTCGGGTTCTCTTTCTCTGTCTATTATCATCAAAACTTTCACCTAGATCTTCAAAGATGTAAGTGTTTCCTACCTTAATTTGTTGCTACATTGCTTTAACTAGTAATGAATCCATGTTTATATTCCATAAATTTCATCTTTGGTTAGatcttcatctttcaccaagaacacacacaagtTCTTGGTGGCCATGAACCCTCATCTAGCTTCCAAACTGGTGATTAATTGCTTCCTATGCTTGTTATCTACTAGAAACACTTGTTATTCATCTTAAAATCGACCATCATAGCAAGAACATGAAGGTGTATGGCTGTACACACCTCATTGGGCTGTAAACCCTTCATAGGTTGGTTGTACACACCCTAAAAGATCTCCAAAGTAAGAGTTCTTCCTCTATCAGCTAGTTAGACATGCGGAAGCCTTGATTCTAACCTTAAAACACCATAAAACACATGATCATcaagagtgtacggccgtacaccctttcTACGACCGTAGACCCTTGTTAGGGTGATAACTTTGAACCTAGAACACTTCCTAGACACTTATTAACCATTAGAATTCTAGAACATTTGAATCCATATGAATCAAGACCCAAATGTCACCATTCTTGGTGTGTGTATGGTCATACACTCATTGGCCGTACACTCTCTTGAGTGGCCGCAAACCCCTTtaagtcaatcacatgtgattgtaacacatagtttcaagtgtttcctagtccctaagggtgtttccttgcatgttagttgtccaaaacactaattacatgcccatatatgccattatatgtcatttaggactcgtttgtgtctcagGAATTATTCGTGGAACTACTCATCCTTACGCGGACCTTCATTCGAAACGCTTACtactagtgagttcataccctaagcttttactatttttcatgttttcaggggggggggggggggggagaatacaagccaaacataaatGACTTTATGTAATTTATGTAAAAGGATTTCAATAAACTTAAACTGAACACAATTGATATAATCATACAGTTTCtatagttttataaaatatttagatattttatcccttctGTATTATGCTGAGtataagggacgttttcaacttacaagcataaacacataattttCAATTCATACAAGGTTATACATACACAAACAcacaaactataatatgtatagtttgggAATTCATACAAGGttatacatatacaaacacaCAAACTATATTATGTATACTTTGGGAATTCATACAAggatatacatatacaaatacacaaactataataggtatagttgagAATTCATTAAACGGTTTACAAACTTATCTTTTATAAACCTCTCCGTTATATATAaaaagggtttttcctgtattaTTACGTGTAAAGTCGTTAATCTAgtgggagacacgtccttgggcgCTTACAAACATAACTAAGTGGAGGACTACCATTATGATccagagtctccttgagggagagtgtgagtttctgtatagatctatacgggactgaaaatcctacaccttgctgctagctgcagtaggaccgacaggtctacgggtgacaaagtcataaaggataCTGGTGCCCGATTTGCGCCATATCAGTTTAGTATGGTCATAAAAGTTGCCAGTAGATAACAACGATATATTTACGTAGTAATATGCTTTACATGAACAAAGATTATTTTgcataagtatggaaaatacatgGTTTCTTTATGAGAAATAAAGCTCCTATATGTACTGGTAATTACCAAGGTTTCAAACAGAACATTTTATTCATACTAgtgatagccagggttttcatacagaacatactatacaaaggtTTTGGGTACAAGAATGCACACACACTACGGTTGATAGTAACTAGAATACAAACTAACGTTTTTCTATACTATAATGGAATACAGTAACAAACATTCATAGTAaattctataattccttagtttaGGCATCAGGGTTACATATGGAGCATATCCGATAGACTGTGGAATGTGTGGtttctgcctcatttcctgttccttgtttggttgtggacttagggaagATCTACATAGTCAACTTTATATTCAATATTGGTTTATATGTGACTAGCATGAACTGATTGGTTATAGATGGAATTGATATTATCTCACtctcactaaagaaaatattggattttcttagaAATACGAAATTTTTTTCACAGAGTCATTAATAGGTTTTTATTACAAAAacatcgcttatgaactcaccagcttttatgctgatactctttttcaaaacaacttttatgctgatactcttttaTGCTGGTACCTCGGCATACTTTTGAGCAGACGAAGCGTATGGAGTCTcgtatttctttttatttacttttggatgtataaaaatatgaaacaaacagatgtaaacacttattatatatatatatatatatatatatatatatatatatatatatatatatattcaaagtaatggttgtgtttactttgttTACTAtaatgcaattgttatgatactacatatGACTTCATCATTAACTTCCAACCAAGACTCATAGGTTATGGGAACCATTGTTCTTGCAACCAAACCCTCAAAAGTAGATAGTTTTGTGGCTTCCTTTCCAACTGGGACACCTTTTTTATTGTAAGTTACTACAAGTTTCACTTTATTAGCTTTTTCCTTTGTTGTCGAACATCTTTGTTTGGATTCCTCATCTTGATCAGAAGTTGAATCTGATTCCATGTCACAAAAACACAACCTGTTTCAACAAGATTCAAATAAAattaagtacattgttatttgttgtagttggaaaaaaattaatcacattcaaaatctgaaataaaaatataccaaaaactttattattttgcaaaaaaatatTTAGACTAATATGCCCTCGCCATTCGGGCGCGTACAcaaaaaatcatcatcaatgtctAATAAAGCGGAGTCTTGTGTTAAATCAAAAGCAGCATCAAATTCCAACATATCATCAGTTTCACCAtttgatccatacttgtacaTCCTATGTGGTGTGAATCCAACAACATGCAAATTATCATCTTGTTGATCTTAAACATAAAAAACTAGTTTGACTTGACTAGCTAATATGAAGGGTTCATACTTCTGACCAAGCCTATCAAAGTTTACTACCATGAATCCAAAATATCCTTTTTTACTCGACGACTATCAACCCAATCACACATGAATACAGGAATAGTAAACATGCGATAATCAAGATCCTGTATCTCCTTTATACGACCGAAGTAAGTAACAGAAACATACACAAGATTAGAGTCTTTTGCACTAGCAATCTACATAGTATGTGCAACTAAAGATACTCCACTGCATTGAGTTGTTCTAGACTCATCTCGATATGTTGTATGAAAATGATACTCATTTATGGCAAAACCGCTATATTTACTAACAGCAAAATTCGGCCCTTTGGCCAACCAACGAACATCGTCACAAATATTTTCCCCGTTAGCCAAACGTTTTCCAACCTATTAgaaaaattatctaattaatgtAATTcaaacaaaataattaataatattgTAATTCTAACAagcttattttaaaaataaacctCTTTCTTAAACCAACTAATAAATTTCCGACTATGTTGGCTCTGCAACCATGTACTATTGCGAGCATGACAGGGGTTGAGATCCTTCAATTCCAACATATGTTGCCTGAAGTGTATTACAAGTTAGAGGAATGTTTTATATGATAGATAATGGTATAAGAGTATGCAGTTTCTTGTAATTCTTACTCTATATACGGCTCCACAACAACAGTGTTTCGTAATACATAAAGATGAGCTTGATCAAGTAACTGAGCATCTACAACATCGATTGTATCCTTTGATAAAAGGCTTGCTACTACGGATTCTTTCATCAACACGTTCATGAGGATTGCCAATTTATTTCATGTTTTTTAAGTAGTCTGAACAAAATTCTAAGGCCTCCTCCACCACATAACACTTTGCAATGCGACCCTCGGGTCGATGATGATTTCTTACTTACCCTTTAAGTGTTTTCATGTATCTCTCAAATGGATACATCCACCTAAAATGAACCGGGCCACAAAGCCTCACCTCTCTAACTAAATGAACCATCAAGTGATTCATGAcatcgaaaaatgaaggaggAAAGTACTTCTCTAACAAACATAATGTTAATACGATGTCACTTTGCAACTTGCCTAGCTTACTAACATCAATAACTTTACTACACAACTCATTGAAAAAATGATACAGGCTTAGAATTGTTCTCCGCACCTTCAGATCTAACACCCCTTTGATTGAAAAAGGGAGAAGTTGTTGCATTAGTACATGACAATCATTAGACTTCAAACCATTCATCTTTGAAACATCATCCAGCATGAGATTCTTGAAATTAGAGCAATACCCATGAGGAACTTTTATGTTAGACttcaaacctttttttttcttctttgacTTTTCCTTCTTTGCTGTTTCCTTCTTTGACACTCCCTTCTTTGGCTTTATCTTATTTAATCCTATCTTCTTCGGCTTTATCTTCTTACCCCATGTAGTCTCAAATCCCGCCAGATAGACAAAAATATCTTCACCTGATGATGGTTGTGGCATAATCGTGCTCATGTTGATTGttgaaaaaaaatcttttacGAAAAGTATGTTAAAGTGGGAGGAATCTTCTATGCCTAAGGAAGCATAATTTTTTGGAGTTTGCAACCATTGTGAACAAGTATTCTTTGAAAATATCGAACAAGCATAATAACCTTTGGTAACAAACCCTAAAAGATTACCATATGCAGGGAAGTCACTTATAGTCCAATGTAATATTACTCTTAGATTGAAGTATTCTTTCTTCTAAGAATCAAAAGTCTCTACGCCAGTTTCCCACAAGAGTTTTAGATTTTCTATTAATGGTGCCAAGTAGACATCAATATTGTTACCAGGTTGGTTTGGCCCGGATATCAATAGAGTCAACATCATGAATTTTCTTGACATACACAAATAAGGGGGTagattatatgttattaggataacCGACCAACAACTACGCTTGGAACTTAATGACTTGTGAGGATTGATACCATCAGCAGACAAGGCTAATCTAAGATTTTGTTTTTCTTGTCCGAATTCTTTCCATGTGTTATCAACAAGCTTCCAAGAAGGGTTATCGCGAGGATGAGTAAGCTTCCCATTATTGACCCGACCTTTCGCATGCCAAGTTAAGTCATGTGCAATTTGCGGTATTGATAACATTCTTCTATACCATAAAACTTTTGAAGGTACGTTTTTAGTATTCTTCTTCCAATGAGATGTGCCACAAGTTGGACATTGAGAAGCATCCTTATGTTCTTTCCAGAATAGAACACAATCATTTTCACATGCGTGAATCTTCTCATATTGTAGACCTACTCCATTTAGCAACTTCTTGGATTCATATATCGAGCTAGGGATGGTATTGTTTGATGGTAAGATATCTTTTAGGACACACAACAAAGCATCAAAAATAGCATTAGACCATCCAAACTGACCCTTCAAATGTTGGAATTTCAATAATCCACTAAGTGCATTATACTTTGACCCTACATAAAGTGGCTTATCACATTCTTCAAGAAGTGATTTCAATAAATCATATTCTTTTTCTACATATTTGAAGGCATTATGTAGCATATCCTTTGTATAAATAGCATCAGGAGGAATCGAATTGTTAGGGCATCTAAAATCAATCTTGGGTTGTTTTTCTCCATGGAAAGACCAAATCTTATAATTTCCATCGAAGATGTGGGCAGACAAATGATAACGGGCATTGTCAATTGAGCGGTGACACAAATTGATACAATTTACACAAGGGCATGGAATGACATCTAAAATTGGATTATTACTCCGTGCAAACTCTAGAAAAGTATTCACACCTTCATAATATGCATTTGATAATCTACTAGAGGAAATCCATGATTTATCCATTAAAAATTTGTTTCCAACCTACATAATTATTTACCATTTAAAGAAACAATGATTGTGCATGTATAGGGAAAAACTATACAAGGACAAAAAAACTGTATAGGGGCCAAAACTGatgcagggaccaaaaatgtacaGGGACAAAACTGATGTAGGGACAAAAACTGTTCAAAAACAAAACTGTCCAGGGGCTAAAATTATACAGGGAGAAAAAAATTGTAAAGGGGCCAAAAATATACAGGGACAAAACTGATGCAGGGACCAAAACTGTACATGGGCCAAAATATGCAAACAGATTAAGTAAGTAGGTAAGTGGTATTAtggttattttggtattgatactTGTGTTCTTGCATTAATTAATATATGTGATGTAGGGAAGAAAATATGCAAACAATACTGATACAGGGGCCAAAACTTGGTATTTAttctttataatttatatatgtgaTGTTTCAAGAATACCCTTTTTACGGTTTTACCCTTGAAATGGGGCAAATAGGGTCATGTAAGTAATTTGATAAATTTATCTAAGCATTTAAATTTGAagatcattttgtttaatttcatttaatggtttttatattttctaaatgTGATTCTAGTAACACAAGGGGAAGTTTTGCTGATATCAAATACATCTGCTACTAGACGTGTTGTTAATGCTGCATTTGATCTACATGGGCGTGGAAAACAACTGGTTAATTAGCTTTTTCGATTATGATGATTTTACCCTTCGtgttattttttaataaatttttttaatgaaaaaaacaTGCTGCATTGCATTCTCTTGGGAATATTTGGGAGAAACTCGCCCAGAAAACAACAAATTACTGAATGCGGATTCTCAAGAAATccttaaaagattaatatatgaAACAACATCCAACACTCCAAAAACTTATTCCATcagttattttttaattttacaaTTTAGCCCATAAGATTTGACTAGATTACACTTATGGCCCTTGAGCTCATTTTTGGTCTGTGACTTTAAccgatttttgcatttttggttatAATAATGTATTCATACTTGGTTTCATGTGCCAGGGACTTTTTCTCTCAGTTCTCAAACTCGAGGTTGCTATACCATCGTTTCTAGTAGAGATATGTTCCAGAAAagattgctttttttttttgaagagttATGTAACTCTTATACTTAATTGTTATGACTTGTATGTGATTAAGGAGTGTTCTACAGCTTGAAGAGAGTTCTTATAGAATGCTAATGAGAAGTGTAAT is a window of Lactuca sativa cultivar Salinas chromosome 1, Lsat_Salinas_v11, whole genome shotgun sequence DNA encoding:
- the LOC111906726 gene encoding uncharacterized protein LOC111906726, which codes for MDKSWISSSRLSNAYYEGVNTFLEFARSNNPILDVIPCPCVNCINLCHRSIDNARYHLSAHIFDGNYKIWSFHGEKQPKIDFRCPNNSIPPDAIYTKDMLHNAFKYVEKEYDLLKSLLEECDKPLYVGSKYNALSGLLKFQHLKGQFGWSNAIFDALLCVLKDILPSNNTIPSSIYESKKLLNGVGLQYEKIHACENDCVLFWKEHKDASQCPTCGTSHWKKNTKNVPSKVLWYRRMLSIPQIAHDLTWHAKGRVNNGKLTHPRDNPSWKLVDNTWKEFGQEKQNLRLALSADGINPHKSLSSKRSCWSVILITYNLPPYLCMSRKFMMLTLLISGPNQPGNNIDVYLAPLIENLKLLWETGVETFDS